One Candidatus Nitrososphaera evergladensis SR1 genomic window, TGTAGCCGTTGACATAGTCATCAAAGGTAAGGTACTTGTCAACGGTCGACGGGTCCTTCCAGTCGATTAGATAAACGTCAAAGCCCTGCGTCAGCAGGCTCCTTATCCAGCTCTTGTCAGGCTGGAGGTCAAGTACGTACGACCTGTTGATGAGCGCGTATACCGCAAGTATCGGGGTCTTGAAGGTCTTGTTCACAAGCGGCTGGTAGTGCAAAAGCCGGTAGGCCCTCGTCTCTGCCAGTATTTCATGCGGCGTCTGGCCGACTTGAACCTTTCCTGCAGTATACAGAATTTCCCTTGTCTTTTCAATCTTGCGAAAGTTTTCTTGGACCTCTCTTGTCAGGTCTTCGGCTGGCTTTATTTTCGCTGGCGGCTGTGTTGTAGCAACAGGCGATTGCGGTTGTTGCGGCTGTTGTTGTTGCTCTGACTTGTTTGGAAGCGTTTCTTGCTGTGTCATTGTTTTTCAACACTCCTTTTCAGGTCGCGGACAGACCTCTTTAGCTCGTGGATGTCTTTGAGGATCTCGTCGATCTCGCCCCTTGTTGGCAAGTTGAGCACCTTGAAGTTGCGCTCGGTTATGGTCTGCATGGCCCTTGACATGTCCAACTGGCTGCTGAACAGCTTGCCATAGACCTGCGAAAACTCGGACGACGCATACAGGCCGGTGAAAGCGTCCTCAAACGCCTCTATCATGGTCTTGCGGTAACTGTCATAGTCGTCCTTGGTGACAAACTGCTTTGGCGCCTTTTCGGCAGTTTCCTTTGACGCCTTGACGTAGGCCGCGTTTATCATCGACCAGTACTGGTCCGTATGGGTCTTCATGTCCGCCATTATCTTGCCAAGGCTGACAAACTCGTTTGCGTACGTGTTAAAGTCTTTTGTAAATGCGTACATGGGGCCTATGGTCGGCAGTTTTAGCACCTCGGACCACATGTCAAACATCTTGCTTGCCTGCTCCGGGGTCATCCCGGGCGTAAAGTTGTTATTTTTACTGTCATCGGTCATTAAACCACTTCTTCTATTATTGACTAAGGTAGAGTTCACCCGCCAACTATTATAGTTTGTCTGTCCAGAAATTATACTATTCTATAGAATATTATGTAAAATTTCTACTATATAGTACAGGTTTTAGTGCTTCTACAATTGCAGAAATAGCACTTGATAGCTGAGATGTAGATGTTTATTATGTCAACCAGCTTAAAGAACATATAGTTGCAAAAACCGCCGCAAGCCTGTGTTTTGTTCATCGCAACTGGCGTTTTGTTGCTATCTTTTGCATATACTTTGGAAAATAATGCGTACGCCCACAACATATCACCCGGTGTAAGGAGCCTGCCTGTAAGAATAGACAACGAGCAGTTCTCAAGCAACAGGGCAAACACTGATGGCGGCTTTATCGCTGTGACAGGCACTCTTACAAGCCTCGCCACTGAGCGGATAAAAGTGTCTCCGTACATCTTTGTAACTCCCTCGGAATGGGTTGGTGCAAACGGCGTACGCCACGGGACTCTTCCGTATTACGACCTCCTTGCCTTTATCTATCCACCTTACCGCGACCAGTCGAACTGGTACTTTCGGGTAGAGCTGAACAACCTGCCAAGCTCGATAGTGCTTGAGCCCGGAGAAAAGGTAGATTATGAAATCCAGATATATCCACTCAAGGCAGGCGCGTATCACGTTCACTCCTTCTTTCTGTCCGAGAATTTTGCACGTTCTGGTCTTGGCCAGACAATACTGGTGACAGGCTCTAGTGCGCCAACAACTGGCGAAATCACGCAACTGTACCTGCCGCTTGTTCTGGGGCTGACATCCT contains:
- a CDS encoding poly(R)-hydroxyalkanoic acid synthase subunit PhaE translates to MTDDSKNNNFTPGMTPEQASKMFDMWSEVLKLPTIGPMYAFTKDFNTYANEFVSLGKIMADMKTHTDQYWSMINAAYVKASKETAEKAPKQFVTKDDYDSYRKTMIEAFEDAFTGLYASSEFSQVYGKLFSSQLDMSRAMQTITERNFKVLNLPTRGEIDEILKDIHELKRSVRDLKRSVEKQ